A genomic segment from Gracilinanus agilis isolate LMUSP501 chromosome 1, AgileGrace, whole genome shotgun sequence encodes:
- the LOC123231965 gene encoding transcription elongation factor SPT4-A, with protein sequence MALETVPKDLRHLRACLLCSLVKTIDQFEYDGCDNCDSYLQMKGNREMVYDCTSSSFDGIIAMMSPEDSWVSKWQRVSTFKPGVYAVSVTGRLPQGIVRELKSRGVAYKSRDTAVKT encoded by the coding sequence ATGGCACTGGAGACCGTTCCCAAGGATTTGCGACATCTGCGAGCTTGTCTCCTCTGTTCCTTGGTGAAGACAATAGACCAGTTTGAGTATGACGGCTGCGATAATTGCGATTCGTACCTACAGATGAAAGGGAACCGAGAGATGGTGTATGACTGCACAAGCTCTTCTTTTGACGGGATCATTGCAATGATGAGCCCAGAGGATAGCTGGGTCTCTAAATGGCAGCGAGTCAGTACCTTCAAGCCTGGAGTTTATGCAGTGTCTGTCACTGGCCGCCTGCCTCAAGGAATCGTTCGGGAGCTGAAGAGCCGAGGTGTGGCTTACAAATCCAGAGACACAGCGGTAAAGACCTAG